One stretch of bacterium DNA includes these proteins:
- the eno gene encoding phosphopyruvate hydratase, which yields MAQTSVDLVQGREILDSRGNPTVEVEVVTSDGVLGRAAVPSGASTGAREALELRDGDKDRYLGKGVTQAVAFVNGELAAAVKGMALGGLDEQAALDAKLIDTDGTETKSRCGANALLGISLAAAHAAANATKTPLYRFIGGADANLLPAPMMNVLNGGEHADNSVDVQEFMLYPLGAPTFSEALRWGAEVFHTLKKVLLEKGYSTAVGDEGGFAPDLKSNEEALELILRAIDQAGYTAGKDISIALDPASSEFYEDGTYHLASENRKLDSAAMVEFWADWVARYPIVSIEDGLAEDDWSGWSALTAKLGNQCQLVGDDLFVTNPKILKRGIEEKSANAILIKVNQIGTLTETLEAIRMADAAGFGSISSHRSGETEDTTIADLAVGAATGQIKTGSMCRSDRIAKYNQLLRIESQLGAAARYAGASRLAGQG from the coding sequence ATGGCGCAGACGAGCGTCGACCTTGTCCAGGGCAGGGAGATCCTGGATTCGCGCGGCAACCCCACGGTCGAGGTGGAGGTCGTGACCAGCGATGGCGTGCTCGGTCGCGCGGCCGTTCCTTCCGGGGCTTCCACGGGGGCGCGCGAGGCGCTCGAGCTCCGCGACGGGGACAAGGATCGCTATCTCGGCAAGGGCGTGACCCAGGCGGTCGCCTTCGTGAACGGCGAGCTGGCCGCGGCGGTGAAGGGCATGGCCCTGGGCGGCCTCGACGAGCAGGCGGCGCTCGACGCGAAGCTGATCGACACCGACGGGACCGAGACGAAGTCGCGCTGTGGCGCGAACGCCCTCCTCGGGATCTCTCTCGCCGCGGCGCACGCGGCGGCGAACGCGACGAAGACGCCGCTCTACCGCTTCATCGGCGGCGCCGACGCGAACCTCCTGCCGGCACCCATGATGAACGTGCTGAACGGCGGCGAGCACGCGGACAACTCCGTCGACGTCCAGGAGTTCATGCTCTACCCGCTGGGTGCGCCGACGTTCTCCGAAGCGCTCCGCTGGGGAGCGGAGGTCTTCCACACCCTGAAGAAGGTGCTCCTCGAGAAGGGCTACTCGACGGCGGTCGGTGACGAGGGCGGCTTCGCCCCGGACCTGAAGAGCAACGAGGAGGCCCTCGAGCTGATCCTCCGGGCGATCGATCAGGCGGGCTACACGGCGGGCAAGGACATCTCGATCGCACTCGATCCGGCGTCGAGCGAGTTCTACGAGGACGGGACCTATCATCTCGCCAGTGAGAACCGGAAGCTCGACAGCGCGGCGATGGTCGAGTTCTGGGCGGACTGGGTCGCGCGCTATCCGATCGTCTCGATCGAAGACGGCCTCGCCGAAGACGACTGGTCGGGCTGGTCGGCGCTAACCGCGAAACTGGGGAACCAGTGCCAGCTGGTCGGAGACGACCTCTTCGTGACGAATCCGAAGATCCTGAAGCGAGGCATCGAGGAGAAGAGCGCGAACGCGATCCTGATCAAGGTCAATCAGATCGGAACCCTGACCGAGACCCTCGAGGCGATCCGGATGGCCGATGCCGCGGGCTTCGGCTCGATCTCGTCCCATCGCTCCGGCGAGACGGAGGACACGACGATCGCGGACCTCGCGGTGGGCGCGGCCACCGGGCAGATCAAGACCGGGTCGATGTGTCGCTCGGATCGGATCGCGAAGTACAACCAGCTGCTTCGAATCGAGTCGCAGCTCGGCGCGGCCGCACGTTATGCGGGCGCGTCGCGTCTGGCGGGACAGGGATGA
- a CDS encoding PfkB family carbohydrate kinase, translating into MTDSGATDEEKLELVGIGSMVLDRMHRTRRVLGPNEKGLLDDVDSGGPVQTCIGGVLLNQAGWAALFGARVGLFGRQADDDAGRTLRAAMKQAGIETSLDLTGSASSLAEIFVDAEGERAIYMAAGATAETTPAHVRDDHADFIARGERLTTEVSQLPLDTTLEALRVAHERGLETVVDLDVLPSDAVQGLGDRETLDAVLREADLLKPTALAARELFPEIDALEALVAAIREAYDIATVLLTDGERGALCSDASGTRWIAAYPVRTIVDTTGAGDAFFGGFLAGQALGLDVDEAAKLGNACGAACVERMGAFPEAADALRARAIELYDGATPTDERWASLTARATTESVPGAAGRRVLDVAARELGALAERHDGVSLQAAAELIEAAEAAGNRVHVTGVGKPEHVAHYGASLLSSTGVPATFLHATESLHGSLGQLVPGDVVIAISNSGTTSECLLAATAIRGYGGKLIAVTGGLSSPLAEAADVTLDAGVKEEGGPLGLAPRASVAAEILVIAALGAVLQERRGLDRKDYAARHPAGALGKQARGE; encoded by the coding sequence GTGACGGACTCCGGAGCGACGGACGAAGAGAAGCTCGAGCTCGTCGGCATCGGCAGCATGGTCCTAGACCGCATGCACCGGACCCGGCGCGTGCTCGGACCGAACGAGAAGGGCCTGCTCGACGACGTCGACTCGGGTGGCCCGGTCCAGACCTGCATCGGGGGCGTGCTGCTGAACCAGGCCGGCTGGGCTGCGCTCTTCGGTGCGCGCGTCGGCCTCTTCGGGCGGCAGGCGGACGACGACGCCGGACGGACGCTGCGCGCCGCCATGAAGCAGGCAGGGATCGAGACGAGTCTCGATCTCACCGGCAGCGCCAGCTCCCTCGCCGAGATCTTCGTCGACGCCGAGGGCGAGCGGGCGATCTACATGGCCGCGGGCGCCACGGCGGAGACGACCCCCGCCCACGTGCGCGACGACCACGCGGACTTCATCGCCCGCGGCGAACGGCTCACGACCGAGGTCTCGCAGCTGCCCCTCGACACGACCCTCGAGGCGCTTCGGGTGGCCCACGAGCGCGGCCTCGAGACCGTCGTCGACCTCGACGTGTTGCCGAGCGATGCGGTCCAGGGGCTCGGTGATCGAGAGACCCTCGACGCGGTCCTGCGCGAGGCGGATCTGCTCAAGCCGACCGCCCTCGCGGCGCGCGAGCTCTTCCCGGAGATCGATGCGCTCGAAGCGCTCGTCGCGGCGATTCGCGAGGCGTACGACATCGCGACGGTCCTGCTGACCGACGGCGAGCGGGGGGCGCTCTGCAGCGACGCGAGCGGTACGCGATGGATCGCGGCCTATCCGGTGCGCACCATCGTCGACACGACCGGCGCCGGGGACGCCTTCTTCGGCGGGTTCCTCGCCGGGCAGGCGCTCGGACTCGACGTGGACGAGGCCGCGAAGCTCGGAAACGCGTGCGGGGCGGCGTGCGTCGAACGGATGGGCGCGTTTCCCGAGGCCGCCGATGCGCTCCGCGCCCGGGCGATCGAGCTCTACGACGGCGCGACGCCGACCGACGAACGGTGGGCCTCGCTGACTGCGCGCGCGACGACCGAGTCCGTCCCGGGCGCCGCGGGGCGCCGCGTGCTCGACGTGGCGGCGCGGGAGCTCGGCGCGCTGGCGGAGCGACACGACGGTGTGTCGCTCCAGGCGGCGGCGGAGCTGATCGAGGCGGCGGAGGCGGCGGGCAATCGCGTGCACGTGACCGGCGTCGGCAAGCCCGAACACGTGGCGCACTACGGGGCGAGCCTGCTCTCCTCGACGGGCGTCCCGGCGACCTTCCTTCACGCGACCGAGTCCCTTCACGGCAGCCTCGGGCAGCTCGTGCCCGGCGACGTGGTGATCGCGATCAGCAACAGCGGGACGACCTCCGAATGCCTGCTCGCCGCCACCGCGATCCGCGGGTACGGCGGAAAGCTGATCGCCGTCACCGGCGGGCTCTCCTCACCCCTCGCCGAGGCGGCGGACGTGACCCTGGATGCGGGGGTGAAGGAGGAAGGCGGCCCGCTCGGCCTGGCGCCGCGCGCGAGCGTGGCGGCGGAGATCCTGGTGATCGCCGCGCTGGGGGCCGTCCTGCAGGAGCGCCGGGGGCTCGACCGAAAGGACTATGCCGCCCGCCATCCGGCGGGCGCGCTGGGGAAGCAGGCCCGGGGCGAGTAG
- a CDS encoding iron ABC transporter permease produces the protein MMRLSRSRLVFVLGGLVAAVGAITLVALATGPSEVGWSDVVRIVTGESSEVDAATRDIVLRVRGPRVVLGLLVGAALATAGAVFQALLRNPLADPYVLGVSGGAALAGISVLALGTAFALPTSSVPMAAFGGGLFATALLYWVSGGRGRSSPTGLLLTGVVFNAFASAGIVFLASVAGFFEGSRIFLWLIGHLSAVEIDAVGVVGASVVLGLVTAFLLSRSLNLLALGDESASHLGVPVEAHRRWLLLATSLMVGAAVAVSGLIGFVGLIVPHSLRLMIGSDHRLLLPATALTGAGFLVLSDTVARTVLDGRELPVGAVTAIVGGPLFIYLLRRAQARGPLA, from the coding sequence ATGATGCGCCTCTCGCGATCCCGGCTCGTCTTCGTCCTCGGCGGGCTCGTCGCCGCCGTCGGCGCGATCACCCTCGTGGCGCTCGCGACCGGCCCCTCGGAAGTCGGCTGGTCGGACGTCGTCCGGATCGTCACGGGCGAATCGAGCGAGGTCGATGCGGCGACGCGGGACATCGTGCTCCGGGTACGCGGCCCGCGGGTGGTGCTCGGGCTTCTGGTCGGTGCGGCGCTCGCCACCGCGGGCGCGGTCTTCCAGGCCCTGCTTCGCAATCCACTGGCCGATCCGTACGTCCTCGGCGTCTCCGGCGGCGCGGCCCTCGCGGGCATCTCCGTGCTCGCGCTCGGAACCGCCTTCGCGCTTCCGACGTCTTCCGTTCCGATGGCGGCGTTCGGCGGCGGTCTCTTCGCGACGGCGCTCCTCTATTGGGTCTCCGGCGGTCGCGGTCGCAGCTCGCCGACGGGGCTCCTCCTGACCGGCGTCGTCTTCAATGCCTTCGCCTCCGCCGGGATCGTCTTCCTCGCCTCCGTCGCCGGCTTCTTCGAGGGCTCGCGCATCTTCCTCTGGCTGATCGGGCACCTCTCCGCCGTCGAGATCGACGCGGTCGGCGTCGTCGGCGCGAGCGTCGTGCTCGGGCTCGTGACCGCGTTCCTGCTCTCGCGCAGTCTGAACCTGCTCGCGCTCGGGGACGAGTCGGCGTCGCATCTCGGTGTCCCCGTCGAGGCCCATCGGCGATGGCTGCTGCTCGCCACGTCGCTGATGGTCGGCGCCGCCGTCGCCGTCTCCGGGCTGATCGGCTTCGTCGGATTGATCGTCCCGCATTCGCTCCGCCTCATGATCGGCAGTGACCACCGTCTCCTGCTGCCGGCGACGGCGCTGACCGGCGCGGGCTTCCTCGTCCTCTCGGACACCGTCGCGCGGACCGTGCTCGACGGGCGGGAGCTTCCGGTGGGCGCGGTGACCGCGATCGTCGGCGGGCCGCTCTTCATCTACCTGCTGCGGCGCGCGCAGGCGCGGGGTCCACTGGCATGA
- a CDS encoding ABC transporter ATP-binding protein, translated as MSVDLLFDGVRADVGGRTLLANLDFAVRAGEIVGLVGRNGVGKTTLLRIASAALAPGAGRVLLGGEDVASLARRTLAQRVALVPQDLHVPFPFRVGELVLMGRAPHQPLLGLESDSDVEAALEALDRLGVGDLADREITSLSGGERQLTLFARALVQDPEVLLLDEPTAFLDLKHRVEVLAEVRAFAARGRAALVVSHDLSLAARTCDRVVLLGEGGIVAAGTPADVLQPEPLRRAFDIEAESFAAPDGRIVVVPRIPATRD; from the coding sequence ATGAGTGTGGATCTCCTCTTCGACGGCGTGCGGGCGGACGTGGGCGGACGCACGTTGCTCGCGAATCTCGACTTCGCGGTCCGCGCGGGTGAGATCGTGGGGCTCGTCGGTCGCAACGGCGTCGGGAAGACGACGCTGCTGCGGATCGCGTCGGCGGCCCTCGCGCCCGGTGCCGGCCGCGTCCTGCTCGGCGGCGAAGACGTCGCGAGTCTGGCCCGCCGGACGCTGGCCCAACGGGTCGCCCTCGTCCCGCAGGATCTCCACGTGCCCTTCCCGTTCCGGGTGGGCGAGCTCGTACTGATGGGGCGCGCGCCGCATCAGCCACTCCTCGGCCTCGAGAGCGACAGCGACGTCGAGGCCGCCCTCGAAGCCCTCGATCGGCTGGGGGTCGGGGACCTCGCGGACCGCGAGATCACGAGTCTGTCCGGCGGCGAACGCCAGCTGACCCTCTTCGCCCGCGCGTTGGTCCAGGACCCGGAGGTCCTGCTCCTCGACGAGCCCACCGCGTTCCTCGATCTCAAGCATCGCGTCGAGGTCCTGGCCGAGGTCCGGGCCTTTGCAGCACGCGGTCGCGCGGCCCTCGTGGTGTCCCACGACCTGAGCCTCGCCGCGCGGACCTGTGACCGCGTCGTGCTGCTCGGGGAAGGCGGGATCGTCGCCGCCGGCACCCCGGCCGACGTCCTCCAGCCCGAGCCCCTGCGGCGCGCCTTCGACATCGAGGCGGAGAGCTTCGCGGCCCCGGACGGACGGATCGTCGTCGTGCCGCGGATTCCGGCCACCCGGGACTGA
- a CDS encoding dodecin family protein: MAIASVSTITSASPNSWQEAVEFGLERARQTLRGITGMKVLEEKAMVEDGEIVEYRVTLQVIFLLDETDPTEGGA; encoded by the coding sequence ATGGCCATCGCTTCCGTCTCCACGATCACGAGCGCCTCGCCGAACAGCTGGCAGGAAGCGGTCGAGTTCGGCCTCGAACGCGCGCGCCAGACCCTTCGCGGGATCACCGGCATGAAGGTCCTCGAAGAGAAGGCGATGGTCGAAGACGGGGAGATCGTCGAGTACCGGGTCACCCTCCAGGTGATCTTCCTGCTCGACGAGACCGATCCGACCGAGGGCGGGGCCTAG
- a CDS encoding dodecin family protein: protein MWVSKISEIIGSSPESFEAAAAEVVARANRTLRGITGIEVLDKRVKVEDGQIAEYRVRLRLSFDVAPRGEIHW from the coding sequence ATGTGGGTCAGCAAGATCAGTGAAATCATCGGGTCGAGCCCCGAGAGCTTCGAAGCCGCGGCGGCGGAGGTCGTGGCTCGTGCGAACCGGACCCTGCGCGGAATCACGGGCATCGAGGTGCTCGACAAGCGCGTGAAGGTCGAGGACGGCCAGATCGCCGAGTATCGCGTGCGCCTGCGCCTCTCCTTCGACGTCGCCCCGCGCGGCGAGATCCACTGGTAA
- a CDS encoding NTP transferase domain-containing protein: MASAAQTAPTGPATRPVPAIVTAGDSRAAKAVYGKSKVYLEVDGLPLVAHVVRVLQDCPEISAVWVVGDPGRLESALGGKQFRASLSKPLYIVEQQRDLIANCWETYRRILADDPTRGHDPVSEADMDQEVLFLSGDLPLATPQEISSFVKQARVQGDDHVLGLCPAESLDVFRPKHEGEAGITVAYFNLRDGRFRQNNLHYARPARIGRRERLEEMYEMRHQRRFWNMFTLTLRLLLDRVGGLKIAFLFGMMHMAGVADRNGHPRLARILARSVTLDINRTTICKLLDTRFSFAVTESVGPALDVDTEEEYDAICEKYDEWMAEQRERSERLHGPIPPRIAPPQGETGV, encoded by the coding sequence GTGGCGAGCGCTGCGCAGACCGCTCCGACCGGCCCCGCGACGCGGCCGGTTCCGGCGATCGTGACCGCCGGCGACAGCCGGGCGGCGAAGGCCGTCTACGGCAAGAGCAAGGTCTACCTGGAGGTCGACGGCCTGCCCCTCGTCGCCCACGTCGTGCGCGTGCTGCAGGACTGTCCGGAGATCTCCGCGGTCTGGGTGGTCGGGGATCCCGGTCGCCTCGAGAGCGCCCTCGGCGGAAAGCAGTTCCGGGCGTCGCTCTCCAAGCCCCTCTACATCGTCGAGCAGCAGCGCGATCTGATCGCGAATTGCTGGGAGACCTATCGGCGGATCCTCGCGGACGACCCGACCCGGGGCCACGACCCCGTGAGCGAGGCGGACATGGACCAGGAGGTGCTCTTCCTCTCCGGTGACCTTCCCCTCGCGACGCCCCAGGAGATCTCGTCGTTCGTCAAGCAGGCGCGGGTCCAGGGCGACGATCACGTCCTCGGTCTCTGTCCGGCGGAGTCCCTCGACGTCTTCCGCCCGAAGCACGAGGGCGAGGCCGGAATCACCGTCGCCTACTTCAATCTTCGCGACGGTCGCTTCCGCCAGAACAATCTCCACTACGCCCGCCCGGCCCGGATCGGCCGTCGCGAGCGACTCGAGGAGATGTACGAGATGCGCCATCAACGGCGCTTCTGGAACATGTTCACGCTCACGCTGCGCCTACTGCTCGATCGCGTCGGCGGGCTGAAGATCGCGTTCCTCTTCGGGATGATGCACATGGCGGGCGTTGCGGACCGCAACGGCCATCCGCGCCTCGCGCGGATCCTGGCGCGCTCGGTGACCCTCGACATCAACCGCACGACCATCTGCAAGCTGCTCGACACGCGATTCTCCTTCGCCGTGACCGAGAGCGTCGGTCCGGCCCTCGACGTCGACACCGAAGAGGAATACGACGCGATCTGCGAGAAGTACGACGAGTGGATGGCGGAGCAGCGGGAACGGAGCGAACGACTCCACGGCCCGATTCCGCCGCGAATCGCGCCGCCGCAGGGAGAGACGGGTGTCTGA
- a CDS encoding response regulator, with amino-acid sequence MANQQTLNILVVDSEEEARLQLKDVLTEQGFGVTTLSEPLRAPEEVRQNRFQMIVLDVSPGSGGTEALAAIRGFDDDICVIATTGVASVEAAVATMKHQAFHYLQKPIDNDEVLAVVQEAIKDRGLLVDLETHLNTEVGRRIRAKRHESELTLKQLANRTGLSVSLISQIELGKSAASMSTMHKLAASLGVRMTYFFETI; translated from the coding sequence ATGGCGAACCAGCAGACTCTCAACATTCTCGTCGTGGACTCGGAAGAAGAGGCCCGCCTACAGCTGAAGGACGTGCTCACCGAGCAGGGCTTCGGCGTCACCACCCTCTCCGAGCCGCTCCGCGCGCCGGAAGAGGTCCGACAGAATCGCTTCCAGATGATCGTGCTCGACGTCTCGCCCGGGAGCGGGGGGACCGAAGCGCTCGCGGCGATCCGCGGCTTCGACGACGACATCTGCGTGATCGCGACGACCGGCGTGGCCTCGGTCGAGGCCGCGGTCGCGACCATGAAGCACCAGGCGTTCCACTATCTCCAGAAGCCGATCGACAACGACGAAGTCCTCGCCGTCGTCCAGGAGGCGATCAAGGATCGCGGACTGCTCGTGGACCTCGAGACCCACCTCAATACCGAGGTCGGTCGCCGCATCCGCGCAAAGCGTCACGAATCCGAGCTCACGCTCAAGCAGCTGGCCAATCGAACCGGTCTGTCGGTCAGCCTGATCTCCCAGATCGAGCTCGGCAAGAGCGCCGCCAGTATGTCGACCATGCACAAACTGGCCGCCTCGCTCGGTGTCCGAATGACGTACTTCTTCGAAACGATCTGA
- a CDS encoding TIGR04282 family arsenosugar biosynthesis glycosyltransferase — MTRGWLIVFAKAPRPGLVKTRMAPPLNLGQAARLYEAMLADVLDASARFAAALDLEAVLAFHPPDAVAEMIGGTPPAFRLQVQRGVGLAERMANAFAEAAAAGAPFAILRGSDSPGLEQAQIEAATLHLDGRADVVLTPDASGGYALVGQRAPDPRIFDVPMSTHDMVDQTVARCEALGLRVHQTKPTFDLDEAGDLTALDAWPPERSSDLCPLTVEAIADLRKSGVL, encoded by the coding sequence GTGACGCGTGGCTGGCTGATCGTGTTCGCGAAGGCCCCTCGTCCAGGCCTCGTGAAGACGAGGATGGCGCCGCCGCTCAACCTCGGTCAGGCCGCCCGGCTCTACGAGGCGATGCTCGCGGACGTACTCGACGCGAGCGCGCGCTTCGCCGCCGCGCTCGATCTCGAGGCGGTGCTCGCCTTCCATCCCCCGGACGCGGTCGCGGAGATGATCGGGGGGACGCCGCCCGCGTTCCGGCTGCAGGTCCAGCGGGGTGTCGGGCTCGCGGAGCGAATGGCGAACGCGTTCGCAGAAGCGGCCGCAGCGGGGGCGCCCTTCGCGATCCTGCGCGGGAGCGACAGCCCTGGGCTGGAACAAGCGCAGATCGAGGCTGCAACCCTACATCTCGACGGGAGAGCCGATGTCGTTCTCACACCCGATGCGAGCGGAGGCTACGCCCTCGTGGGTCAGCGCGCCCCCGATCCGCGGATCTTCGATGTGCCGATGTCGACCCACGACATGGTCGATCAGACGGTCGCGAGATGTGAGGCGCTCGGTCTCCGCGTCCACCAGACGAAACCCACGTTCGATCTCGATGAAGCCGGGGATCTGACCGCCCTGGATGCCTGGCCGCCGGAAAGATCGTCCGACCTTTGCCCCCTCACAGTCGAAGCGATCGCGGATTTGCGAAAATCTGGTGTGCTATAG
- a CDS encoding dihydrodipicolinate synthase family protein, translating into MRFWGPNPGRSRARYHASARGPRAEDASIRSVETSRPKPGLSVPVLSILDEEGKLIEEDQRALVRHVVQDGYGADILFSAGTTGEWDKVDNATRQAVIRVCAEEVAKLNLGLVSNGSSAVESWAGVTAPTAGDTLANLEHAIDCGVDAAVIAPLSIEGVADPVRFMLRDVSDLLDTKMRRIPIFLYDNADIAIDPAVPHIRTKQVKAMSRLDFVRGIKVSASNKVLGNYTRAAKSFKDRGEFGIYVGNAKLIFDIYRPYQGFFGVIQEHWDRWRRAGGMPVGVVAGPANAMPREWAYAWQVCRAGDEERMEAAQRVVDAFRDLCVVASGKRTLACLKRALYAEGVISSPCVAPGTPELAPGEAEDFDAKFAVLKETTRRELGEVAMTRFEKRID; encoded by the coding sequence ATGCGTTTCTGGGGCCCGAATCCGGGGCGCTCGCGAGCCCGCTATCATGCGTCCGCGCGCGGACCTCGCGCGGAGGATGCTTCCATTCGTTCCGTAGAGACTTCACGACCGAAGCCCGGGTTGTCGGTTCCGGTGCTTTCCATTCTCGACGAGGAGGGGAAGCTGATCGAGGAGGATCAGCGGGCCCTCGTGCGTCACGTGGTTCAGGACGGGTACGGGGCGGACATCCTCTTCTCGGCGGGGACGACCGGGGAGTGGGACAAGGTCGACAACGCGACGCGGCAGGCGGTGATCCGGGTCTGTGCGGAGGAAGTCGCCAAGCTCAATCTCGGGCTCGTCTCGAACGGGTCGAGCGCGGTCGAGAGCTGGGCGGGCGTCACGGCGCCGACGGCGGGGGATACGCTCGCGAACCTCGAGCATGCGATCGACTGCGGGGTCGATGCGGCGGTGATCGCGCCGCTCTCGATCGAGGGCGTGGCCGATCCGGTGCGCTTCATGCTGCGTGACGTGTCGGATCTGCTCGACACGAAGATGCGCCGCATTCCGATCTTCCTCTACGACAACGCCGATATCGCGATCGACCCCGCCGTGCCGCACATTCGCACGAAGCAGGTGAAGGCGATGAGCCGGCTCGACTTCGTGCGGGGGATCAAGGTCTCGGCGTCGAACAAGGTGCTCGGCAACTACACGCGCGCGGCCAAGAGCTTCAAGGATCGCGGCGAGTTCGGGATCTACGTCGGGAACGCGAAGCTGATCTTCGACATCTACCGTCCCTACCAGGGCTTTTTCGGCGTGATCCAGGAACACTGGGATCGCTGGCGGCGCGCGGGCGGGATGCCCGTCGGTGTCGTGGCGGGGCCGGCGAACGCCATGCCGCGCGAGTGGGCCTACGCGTGGCAGGTCTGCCGCGCCGGTGACGAGGAGCGCATGGAGGCGGCGCAACGCGTGGTCGATGCGTTCCGGGATCTCTGCGTGGTGGCGAGCGGCAAGCGCACGCTCGCCTGTCTCAAGCGGGCACTCTACGCCGAAGGCGTGATCTCGAGCCCCTGCGTGGCGCCGGGCACACCGGAGCTCGCGCCTGGCGAAGCCGAGGATTTCGATGCGAAGTTCGCCGTGCTCAAGGAGACGACGCGGCGCGAGCTCGGGGAAGTCGCGATGACGCGCTTCGAGAAGAGGATCGACTGA